AAAAAATTAATGCAAAAGCCATCAGACCCGTAATGAAGAATAAAATAAGCCGAATCGAAATCGGAAGTTTCTTGAATTCTGGAGAAGTAATAATCACCAATACAACAGGAATTGAAACGAGATAAGTCAGTGCGCTTAGATTCGGATGCGACCCGAAGGTGGATACCATTAACGGGTAGCTTGCAAATCCCGTGGACGTAAGCCCCAAAAAACCACCGAAGAGTGGAATTTGATAAATCCCAAGAAGCATCAAAAAGATTCCGGCACCCGCAAAAAATGCACCTAACGAAAGCAAAAGCACGATGAATTTTGAATAAAACTTATGGACGATTAAAAGCTCTGGCAAATAGTGGAAAAATGTAACAAGAATTGCCCCGACACTCAATACAAAAAACAGCCTTCGAGGAATTCCAGCGGATTGATGTATGAAAAGCATCGAAAAAAGAACAAACACAAACCAAATCCAAAGAAATCGAGTGCCCCAATTGGAAGATGAAAAAAAATGAATCCGATATTGTGAAAGAGATAATGAGGAAGGAAAAAAGAGGTACTGAGTGAAATAATAGAAAAAGAGAATCATCAAGATAATGATCGACCCCGATTGAACCGCAATACCAATAAGAGAATACAAAGGAGAAGAATCTAATCCATTTGAAAAAAGGAAGTAAGACGCCACAAAAACAAATTGAATCGCAAAAAAACCGAAATGATGGGCAGTTCGAACAGCAAAAAACAGAAATGAAATTGAAATCAATGCAAAAATAAAAAGGGGTAAAGATTCAAATGCCACAGCAATTCCAATTCCGCTTATAATAGAAATTGAAATTAGAAAAAAGAGCCGAGAGCGACTTCTCTTTTGCTCAAGTGTGGGAATCTGAGATGAATGGGTCAATTCGCCTTTTAATACCATTAAGATTGAGTGTAGGACTTAAAGTCGGTCAGTTGCTTAAGTGCCGAGCGAATATACCCCGACTCCTCAGGTTTCTTTAGGCTGTATTGATTAAACAGTTCAGTCACAAGCGCAATAAAAACGCTCAATAATAGCGCTGCTATAAATCCGCCAAGAACAATAAAAACCCGCTTTGGTTTTGCTTTCCACTCCGGAACCCGTGCTCGATCTAAGACAAGAAGGGTCGGGGTGTCCTTGGCTTCTTGAATTTTTGCTTGCTCATATTGTGGAACCAGAAATTCAACAATTTTGGTCTGCAATAATACCGATCGATAAAATCTTAGGTAATCCATCCCTAATTCGGGCATCTTATCAAGGGGGATAATCATATCGGAATTCAACCCGCCGGTCTCAAACTTTTTCGCCTGCCGTCGAAATTCATAGGACTTATTTTTCGCTTGAAAAACTTGAGGATGGTTTTCACCTAAACTCTGGCGCAGAATATTGTACTCAACTTCACTTTCTACTGCCAATGCTTCAATTTGAGCAGATGCCGCAAGGCTTGCTCTGACTTGCTCCTTTAATTCTCCTACTTTATACGCCTTTTGGAATTCCGTCAACTTCACCTCAGCAACAGCAAGCTCTTCTAAGGCTTGCAAATATCGCTTTTCTATAAATACACGTTGATTCCTCGCTGATTCTGTCGCTAATTGACGGTTAATCGAATCCATCATTGCAACGATAAAATTGGTCATTTCAGCAGCTTTAACCGAGTCAAGCTTGTAATAAGCCGAGATTGTGATTGTGCCGTCTTTATTATCATTAAAGGAAATATTCTGAGCCAGTTCTTTAAGGGTGCTTTTTAGCGGTTCTTTCGTATCAGGCTCATCAAATTCATACTCATGTAAAAGATTGAATTTGTCGATGACTGCCAAGCGAAGTCGCTCACTTCTAAAAATGGCTTCATACCGATCAACATCCTCACTCAATTTTGTTTTCCCAAGAAGATCTCCTGCAATTCCACCCGCTGAGCCAATCAGTTTGGATACATCAAACATGCTTGAAGACTGTTCCATCAATATCGTGGAGGATGAGAGATACCAAATCGGTAAAAGAAAACTGATAACTAAAGCAACAAGGGTAGAACCGATGGTTGTCCAAAAAATAAATCGTTTCCATCGAACAATCATATCAAGATAAACAACCCAAAAAGGACTCTCTGAGGTCTCGGGCGGTGAACTTCCATTTTTCTTGAGCGGCAAATGTTCCATTGAAACGCAGCGACAAATTAAACCATTTAAAAAAGACGTAAACCAATAAACAAAGGGCAACGAAGATAAGAAAGCAATATGGTTCAAAAAATGAAAGAAAAGGGGCGTCGATAGATGAAGAAAATAAATGTTATGCGTTAATTGCCCTCTCGAATGTTTTAAGGTTTCCCTTGTTCCCTGTTGATTTCGTTTCAAAGTTTAAAAGAAATGCACCATAGAAAATCAAAAAAATTTATTGAATTACGAGGCTATCCATAATCTAAGTGCTGAATAAGTATTCTTTATTTCCATTAAAAAATTTGCCCTAGTGCTTTCAAGTATCTTCACAATTGGATTTGTAAACTTTTTGCTGAGTTTCGGGCTTGCACTTTCATTGGCCCTAAGTTCAAGAAGAGCGAACTTTCAACAAGCACGTCTCCTTAGCCAAATCGTGATAAGAAAATTTATCCGTAATCCATTTCCCTTTTTCTTTCCTCCAAAAGAAACAACAAAAAAATGAAGGCGATCAATCGTAAAGAAGAAGAAGCCGATTTATTTATTAATTTCGCGGTTCTTTTTACAAAATTGCTCCGAAAATTTAATCTATAACTAAAGTAAACCCAGTGAAAACGCAGCTTCCTAAACTTCATGTTCTAACGCTCGGCTGTTCAAAAAACACCGTCGATTCAGAATCTTTAATGGCTCAAGCACGCGCCAACGATTTTCTTGTCACGGAAGAGGCAAAAAATGCCGATGTTCTCATGATCAATACCTGCGGCTTTATTGAAGAAGCTAAACAAGAATCAATTAATCATATTCTCGCGGGCGTTGAACTCAAAAAGAAGGGAGATTTGAAAAAGCTTTTGGTGATGGGGTGCCTTTCTGAGCGTTATAAAAGAGATTTAGAAAAGGAAATCCCTGATGTCGATCGTTACTTTGGTACCATTGGGTTGGGAGGCGAAGTCCTCACCGAAATTATGCGAGAATTAGGCGGAGAGTATAAACATCAATTGCTCGGCGAAAGAACTTTAACAACCCCGAAGCACTTTGCTTATTTGAAAATTTCTGAAGGGTGTGATAACCCCTGCTCATTTTGTGCGATTCCTCTGATGCGTGGAGGACATAAAACCAAGCCAATTGAGTTTTTGGAAAATGAAGCTCGCTCCCTCAAAGCAAAAGGCGTGCGCGAACTTATCCTTATCGGTCAAGACCTGACCTATTACGGACTTGATTTATATGGAAAACGGTTGCTTGACGAACTGCTCAAAAGGTTGTCGGATATAGGATTTGATTGGATTAGGCTTCTTTATGCTTACCCTGCAAAATTCCCTGAAGAAATTCTCTCAGTGATCAGAGAAAGAGAAAATATTTGTAAGTATCTCGATATGCCGATTCAGCACATCAATGATTCAATGCTCAAGTCAATGCGCAGAGGCATCACCAAAAAACGAACAATAGAATTAATTGAAACCATCCGAGCGGAAGTCCCCGGAATTCGGCTCCGAACCACATTGATTCTCGGTTACCCAAATGAAACAGAAGAGATATTTGAAGAAGTGAAAGAATTTGTAAGCCAAATAGCTTTCGACCGCTTGGGGTGCTTTTCTTACTCCCACGAAGACAACACATCTGCATTCGAATTGACCGATAATATTCCCTTAATAGAAAAGAAACGACGGGTTAAAGAAGTGATGGAAATTCAAGAAAGAATTTCAAAAGAAAAAAATGAACAGCTCATTGGCTCAAAAATGAAAGTACTTATCGATAGAATCGAAAACGGTGTCGCATATGGAAGAACAGAATTTGACACACCTGAAGTAGATAACGAAGTGATTCTTCAAAGTGCAGAAAAGGGATTTGAAATGAAATCACTTGCTGAAGGAGCGTTTTATGAAGTGGAAATTACCGATTGCGAACCCTTCGATTTATTCGGTGAAATCAAACGGAAACTTTGACCATTAAAGTCAGAAAACAAAAAAAGCCCATACAGGGCTTTTTTTGTTGAAAGAAGTAAAACACTATTCGATTTCGATTTTGGTATCCGAAGGCGTTTTCGGCGTTCTTCGGGAGCCTCTTCTGCGATCATCGGCAACCGTTTCGCGTCGGTCTTTTCCTTGAAACGGCAATTCGCCTCTGCGCCGCTCATCAAGCCTGCGTTCTCTTCTCCGAATCTCACTTTCCAGAAATTCCTCTGGCGTTGCGTTGAGCAGCGTTTTCACGGTGCCATTTGCACTAACCAATACAACTGTAGAACTATCGGGACTGAGTGTTTGACGGTAAAAATTACCGACCAAAGTGTGAACCGGCTTGCCTGTCAAAAGTTGCCAAAAAATCATTGTGCCCAGCTTGTCAATTCGATTATAACTGCTCGACATCAAGGCCTTGTTATCTTGTGAAAAGGCAATGTTATCAACGCCATTTTTGTGACCCGAAAGAACGGTTTCACACTCACCGGTTTCAGTATTCCAAACCCCAATGTTCGTATCCCAACTTGCAGAGGCAAGCTTAGATCCATCTTTATTGAATGTAAGGGCACTGACCAAATTTTTGTGCTGCTTTGAGCTAAAAACTAACTTTCCTTTGGGTAAGAGCCATAGTTTAATTTCCCCATCCGGACTTCCTGCCGCCAATTTCCGACCTTCACGGTCAATTGAAACAGCCGTTACCCCGTTTCGAGAGGATTTGAGTGTGGTGTTTAGTTTCATTGTTTTCATATCCCACACAAAAATCTTGCCTTCATATCCCGCTGAAATCAATTGTGAACCATTACTTGTAAACAAAAGCGAGCGAATCATTTTTTTATGTCCAACGAGTGTCGCTAAGTTTTTTTCACTTTCAACATCCCAAATTTGAATCAAGTGATTTTGTCTCATGCCAACCGCAATCGTCTTACTATCCGGCGCAACTGCTAAAGAATCAATAACATCCCTTGAAGATGAACCAAGTAATATCGTTTTGATTTCTTCGCCAGTTTCAGCACTTGTGATAACAATCTTCCAACTTGCTGAAATAATTTTTTTCCCGTCAGGGGTGAATACAATTGAGTTGACTCGAAGCGAATGCCCAAGGTTGGGAACCTGCTGCTGATAAAAGGTTGCAGGAAAATGAAATGTGGCCATAAGTGCTAGAAAGTTTTGATGAAGAAGGAAATTTAACCGACCTATTCCTTTTCTAAAAAATGAAAAGGGAATAATCGAACCGAATCGTTTACTTTTGTTCCTTTGGAGTAATTCTTCAATTCCATTGAACTTAGGAAAAATTTCTTGAATTCGGAACAAAAACGCATCAAAATGAAATTTGTAAATGGTTCTATTTGCGCACCACAAGGATTTAAGGCATCGGCTCTTTCTGTTCCAATCCGCAAGCCAAAAAAAGACTTAGCACTGATTTTTTCAAATTCAGGGGCATGCGCGGCAGGTGTCTTTACAAAAAATAAAGCGATGGCAGCACCGATTTACTGGTGCAAAAAGCATCTTGATGAAAGCCCGCTCTTCAAAGCAATTCTTGTCAATAGCGGAAACGCCAATGCTTGTACCGGTGAACAAGGAGTGAAAGATTGTGAGACATTGATTCAAGAAACTGCTAAACTGCTTTCGATAAACCCGAATGAAATTCTAATAGGCTCTACCGGCGTGATTGGTCAATTTCTTCCTCTTGAAAAAATGAAAGGAAAACTTCCCGACCTTGTTTCTTTGCTGAGTGAAAATGCATCCGATGATGTGGCAGAGGCCATCATGACCACCGATCTTGTAAAAAAGGAATGTGCGGTTGAAATTGAAATCAGCGGAAAAAGAGTTCTAATCGGAGGCGTTGCAAAAGGCTCGGGAATGATTGCACCAAATATGGCAACGATGCTTGCCTTTATAACCACAGACATTGCAATTTCCCAGCCCCTACTCCAAAAAGCACTTTCAACGGCAAATGCCAAAAGCTTTAATCGAATTAGTGTCGATGGCGATGAAAGTACGAACGATATGGCGTTGGTTTTAGCGAACGGTATGGCCAAAAATGAAATCATCGAAACGGAAACAGTTGACTATATAATTTTCGAAACCGCCCTCGAAGCCGTGATGACGGATCTCGCGAAAAAAATTGTAAGGGATGGTGAAGGTGCCACAAAGTTTGTGGAAATCATAATAACAGGCGCGGAGAGTGAAGCTGAAGCTGAAGTTTTTGCGCGTACGGTTGCAGAATCAAGTTTGGTGAAAACAGCACTTCACGGCGAAGATGCAAATTGGGGGCGAATAATGGCTGCACTCGGGTATGCCGGACAACAATTCAAACCTGAAGAAGTTGAAATTTCCTTTGGCGCAATTCCGATTCTTAAAAAAAATTTCGAAATCGTACTCGATGAATCAAAAGCAAAAGCCGAACTTTCAAAAACGGATCTCACGCTCCTTATAAATCTAAATCAAGGAAATCAAAGCGCAACTTTTTGGACCTGTGATCTCTCGGCAAAGTATGTCGAAATCAATGGCAGCTATCGGTCTTAATGACGTTATTGACACCCTTTTTTCCATAACTCGACATTCCATATTCCCTTCAATGAGCCTAAAGCAGGCAAATAAATACCCCTTGACTTTTTCAATGAAGCGTGTATATTTGCAACAAAATTTTTAGCACTCCCCATAAGAGAGTGCTAAAAATTTGAAACGAATCCATCTCCGGAGTCGTTAGTTGTTTGTCATTCGAAATCTTAAACATCAATTTTTTAATACAAAACTGGAGGATTAATCATGAAACTTCAACCGCTCGCAGACCGCGTTGTTGTCAAGGCCGCTCCGGCCGAAGAAAAGACCAAGGGTGGTCTTTACATTCCTGATACTGGAAAAGAAAAACCACAGCACGGAGAAATCGTTGCTGTTGGTGCAGGCAAAGCCGCCGATAATGGCACCGTCATTAAGCCCGCAGTAAAAGTAGGCGATAAAGTGCTCTATGGAAAATATTCCGGCACCGAAGTCACCGTTGACGGAGAAGAATATCTCATTATGCGCGAATCCGATATTTTCGCGGTTCTCAACTAATTCATTAACTCAAATTCATTAATACAATGGCAGCAAAACTTATTCATTTCGATGTTGACGCGCGTTCAGCCTTAAAGCGCGGTGTTGATAAACTTGCCGATGCAGTTAAAGTAACGCTCGGCCCAAAAGGTCGCAACGTTGTGATCGACAAAAAATTTGGCGCACCAACGGTTACAAAAGACGGTGTTACAGTCGCCAAAGAAATTGAACTTGAAGACCCGGTAGAAAATATGGGGGCGCAAATGGTGAAAGAAGTAGCTTCCAAAACCAGCGATGTCGCCGGTGACGGAACAACAACGGCCACCGTTCTTGCACAAGCAATCTTTACCCAAGGCTTGAAAAATGTAACCGCCGGTGCAAATCCGATGGAGCTCAAGCGTGGAATTGATTTAGCCGTTACAGCGCTCGTTGCTGAACTCAAAAAAATTAGCCGCCCGATTTCTTCAAAGAAAGAAATTGCTCAAGTTGGAACCATTTCAGCCAATAACGATAGCGAAATCGGAAATCTCATTGCGGAAGCAATGGAAAAAGTAGGTAAAGATGGCGTTATAACCGTAGAAGAAGCCAAAGGAACCGAAACCGAATTAAAGGTTGTCGAAGGGATGCAATTCGACCGCGGTTACCTTTCACCCTACTTCGTTACCAACGCCGAAACAATGGAAGCCGAATTAAAGGAGCCTTTCATTCTTATTTACGATAAGAAGATTTCGACAATGAAAGATCTTCTTCCCGTACTTGAAAAAATTGCTCAAACCGGCCGCGAATTGCTCATCATTGCCGAAGAAATTGAAGGTGAAGCACTCGCAACCTTGGTGGTTAATAAACTTCGCGGAACACTTAAAGTTTGCTCCGTAAAAGCTCCGGGCTTTGGCGATCGCCGCAAGGCAATGCTCGAAGATATTGCTGTTCTCACCGGTGGCACTGTCATCAGCGAAGAAAAGGGTTACAAGCTCGAAAATGCGACACTCGCCTATCTTGGTCAAGCCGGAAGCATTACGGTTGATAAAGACAATACAACCATTGTCGAAGGAAAAGGCAAAGGCGATATGATTAAAGCACGTATCAGCGAAATCAAGATGCAAATTGATAAAGCTACTTCTGATTACGATAAAGAAAAGCTTCAAGAGCGCTTGGCTAAGCTCTCAGGCGGCGTAGCAGTTATCAATATCGGCGCAAGCACCGAAGTTGAAATGAAAGAGAAGAAAGCACGCGTAGAAGATGCTTTACATGCGACACGTGCAGCGGTTCAAGAAGGAATCGTGCCCGGCGGCGGTGTTGCACTTCTCCGTGCGGCTAAAGCATTAGAAAATGTAAAGACCGATCATCTCGATCAAAAAACGGGTGTTGATATTATTCGTCGCTCGATCGAAGAACCGCTTCGTCAAATTGTTGGAAACGCCGGAACCATCGATGGTGCTGTCGTCCTTCAAAAAGTAAAAGAAGGCAAAGATGACTTTGGCTTCAATGCTCGTACCGAAGTCTTCGAAAACTTAATCACCGCTGGTGTCGTTGACCCAACTAAGGTTACTCGTACTGCACTCGAAAACGCAGCTTCTGTTGCAAGCTTATTACTCACTACAGAAGCCGTTATTTGTGAAAAGAAAGAAGAAGAAAAAGCACCGGCAATGCCTCCGGGCGGCGGAATGGGCGGAATGTACTAAGCAGTCCTAACAATTTGCTTATTTGAATTGGCACTTTGTTCGAAAAAGCGGCTCCTTAAACGAGCCGCTTTTTATTTTGTGAGCAGCAGTACTTATACTTACATGTGATAATTATCACACTCAAGTCGAGTTGGAGCGGTTAATATGAATTAGTCAAACAATCCCTATCTTTGAGGGAATAAGCCTATCATTTCAAAACAAAACGCCCAGCAAGTCGCTAATTCTTTGAGTAACTTAGTGAATTAGGCAAGACTCCTCGCATTTGGGTAATCAGAATTTTCGGGTGTTGAAATCAATCGTTGTGCGCTGGGAACATTACTTGAACTTGTATCACACGATGTATGGTTGGATTAAACTAAGTTGCGGTTAACCCGTTAAGTTTGAAAAATTTTATTACATAAGTTTCTTTAAGAAAAACAATTTCAAAACATTAGAATTCTAATTCATTAACAGTTCTAAAATCGTTCAAATTATGATCAAATCAAAAGCACTTGTTCGGTCATCGATGGTGTTGGTGGCGTTCGTTCTGCTAGTTGGAACTTCGTTCGCTCAGCAACTTACCATAAATGCAAGTTTTGCTGGAAATCCGCAGGTTGTATTCATTTCTGAAATGATGGTGCTAGCTGAAAATGCAGAAAGCCAAAGGCCGCTTAGCCGTCCACTTTTTACCGTTTCAATAACCAACCCAACCGCAACACCAAAATCCGTTTATCTCAGAATGAGATTTTCTTACAATGGTCGTGAATTAGGCGGTGTTGGTAGATCAAGCAATTTTACAGTTCCTTCAGGTACAACTGTACTTGATGCCAATCGTTTTTCGAGCGCTCCATACAAACTTCGCGGATTTAAGTTTGGTCAAAGCGATTTCCAATCGCTTTCTGGGTCTGGATCTTCAACAAATTTTCCAACCACAATCTTACCTGCAGGGTCTTATGTTTTGTTATGGACTTTAGTTGATGCCTCAACCAATACCGACATTCAAGAAACACAAGCGGCAATGACCCTTACAAATCCAACAGGATTTGTTCAGCTTATCGGTCCCGGCGTACCTGTAGGCACATCAAAAGCCCGAAATGCTGAAAACACCATTCAAAAAGGTAGAAATGTATTTAATTGGACAAGTGATGCCACTGGGGGTTTCCGAATCAAGATTTGGGAAGACCCTCGAGGAACCGGCAATTTCACCGATGTCATTAACACAAATCCAATTGTTGATACTAAAACAAGCAACCCAACTTATGATTATACAGGCTCAGGTGGCCGTGAATTGCAAGAAGGTAAGATGTATTTTTGGCAAGTAACGGCTGAAGTTGTATCGCTGACTCAGTCTTACACCGTAAGCTCAACTCCAAATTTCTTTTATGTCGGAAGCATGTCGGGCAATGAAACCGCGACGGGGATCGACGAACTTAAGCGTCTCTTAAAAGACAAATATAGTGTCAGTGCGCCTTGGCTTGATGAATCCAGTTTTGTCTCTTTCAGCGGAATGGTTGATGGAGCAGGTATTCTCAATAGCAATGACTTAAACTTTCTGATTAACATCTTAAAACGATAATACCGGAGGAAACCACTCATGAACCGTAATAATATTTTTAGTTTTCTAAAGCGAGTTCTCGCTTTCACGGTGATTGCCGGGTTAGTCGCAGATTCTGCTTTTGCTTCTGAAGAAAAGCCACTCAATGGAAAACCGACCGTTGCCGATGCCAATATTGCTATTGTGCTTCGCGTTGTGCGTGAAGTACAAACAAAGCGCGGCGAAGAAGGTTGGAAAAAGATTGATCGTGGCTATAGCTTAAACTCCGGAGATGAAGTTGAAACCAAAGACGCGTCATTCTCAGTCATTAAGTTCAATGATGGAGGAACCGTGATTCGTGTACAAGAAAATTCAAAACTTGTTGTTCGCGGAGAAAGAAACGCACAATCAATGCGTTATGATCAAAAAAATGTCGAACTCAACGCCGGACGCCTTGGTTTTGATGTCCGTAAAAGACCGGGAGAGCAGTTCCGATTTACCTCTCCGACTTCTGTCGCTTCGATCAAAGGAACATCAGGAATGTTTATGTCAAGCGGCGCAGGTACAATGCTATTAATTCTTGAAGGAAACGCTGATTTGGAAGCCTCCAATGGCAAAAAGGAGAAGAAAGAGGTTGGTGTCGGAAAGATCGGTATCGTAAATGCTGATGGTTCAATTACCGTTCGCGATGCTACAGCAAACGAAAAGAAATTAGCTGAATCATTCTCACAAGGTGGAGATAAAGTAAAACTGAAATTCCGCGATAAAGCCGGAAATATACAGGAAATCGAAGTTCCAGTTCCACCAAAGCAAAAGTAATCGAATAAACATAG
The window above is part of the Chloroherpetonaceae bacterium genome. Proteins encoded here:
- a CDS encoding O-antigen ligase family protein, producing MVLKGELTHSSQIPTLEQKRSRSRLFFLISISIISGIGIAVAFESLPLFIFALISISFLFFAVRTAHHFGFFAIQFVFVASYFLFSNGLDSSPLYSLIGIAVQSGSIIILMILFFYYFTQYLFFPSSLSLSQYRIHFFSSSNWGTRFLWIWFVFVLFSMLFIHQSAGIPRRLFFVLSVGAILVTFFHYLPELLIVHKFYSKFIVLLLSLGAFFAGAGIFLMLLGIYQIPLFGGFLGLTSTGFASYPLMVSTFGSHPNLSALTYLVSIPVVLVIITSPEFKKLPISIRLILFFITGLMAFALIFSYSRGSLLAVVAASAFLLYYRSRKSFIWIFVVIIPIALYFASSFLTSKGTASTISRGVLYFISYKIITSSPTNLLFGTGLDVYTLFTAQREEFGLKDTAPSPHNVYVFFMIEFGLIGATLFYAFLIATIVRLVRWLKSNRSSQYFEVMILFGTILFGISIHQLFEDTIVLFNNFVCVSFFIACGVIHLISSRKFAEFDSQKELKL
- the rimO gene encoding 30S ribosomal protein S12 methylthiotransferase RimO, whose amino-acid sequence is MKTQLPKLHVLTLGCSKNTVDSESLMAQARANDFLVTEEAKNADVLMINTCGFIEEAKQESINHILAGVELKKKGDLKKLLVMGCLSERYKRDLEKEIPDVDRYFGTIGLGGEVLTEIMRELGGEYKHQLLGERTLTTPKHFAYLKISEGCDNPCSFCAIPLMRGGHKTKPIEFLENEARSLKAKGVRELILIGQDLTYYGLDLYGKRLLDELLKRLSDIGFDWIRLLYAYPAKFPEEILSVIRERENICKYLDMPIQHINDSMLKSMRRGITKKRTIELIETIRAEVPGIRLRTTLILGYPNETEEIFEEVKEFVSQIAFDRLGCFSYSHEDNTSAFELTDNIPLIEKKRRVKEVMEIQERISKEKNEQLIGSKMKVLIDRIENGVAYGRTEFDTPEVDNEVILQSAEKGFEMKSLAEGAFYEVEITDCEPFDLFGEIKRKL
- a CDS encoding WD40 repeat domain-containing protein, with translation MATFHFPATFYQQQVPNLGHSLRVNSIVFTPDGKKIISASWKIVITSAETGEEIKTILLGSSSRDVIDSLAVAPDSKTIAVGMRQNHLIQIWDVESEKNLATLVGHKKMIRSLLFTSNGSQLISAGYEGKIFVWDMKTMKLNTTLKSSRNGVTAVSIDREGRKLAAGSPDGEIKLWLLPKGKLVFSSKQHKNLVSALTFNKDGSKLASASWDTNIGVWNTETGECETVLSGHKNGVDNIAFSQDNKALMSSSYNRIDKLGTMIFWQLLTGKPVHTLVGNFYRQTLSPDSSTVVLVSANGTVKTLLNATPEEFLESEIRRRERRLDERRRGELPFQGKDRRETVADDRRRGSRRTPKTPSDTKIEIE
- the argJ gene encoding bifunctional glutamate N-acetyltransferase/amino-acid acetyltransferase ArgJ — encoded protein: MKFVNGSICAPQGFKASALSVPIRKPKKDLALIFSNSGACAAGVFTKNKAMAAPIYWCKKHLDESPLFKAILVNSGNANACTGEQGVKDCETLIQETAKLLSINPNEILIGSTGVIGQFLPLEKMKGKLPDLVSLLSENASDDVAEAIMTTDLVKKECAVEIEISGKRVLIGGVAKGSGMIAPNMATMLAFITTDIAISQPLLQKALSTANAKSFNRISVDGDESTNDMALVLANGMAKNEIIETETVDYIIFETALEAVMTDLAKKIVRDGEGATKFVEIIITGAESEAEAEVFARTVAESSLVKTALHGEDANWGRIMAALGYAGQQFKPEEVEISFGAIPILKKNFEIVLDESKAKAELSKTDLTLLINLNQGNQSATFWTCDLSAKYVEINGSYRS
- the groES gene encoding co-chaperone GroES, whose amino-acid sequence is MKLQPLADRVVVKAAPAEEKTKGGLYIPDTGKEKPQHGEIVAVGAGKAADNGTVIKPAVKVGDKVLYGKYSGTEVTVDGEEYLIMRESDIFAVLN
- the groL gene encoding chaperonin GroEL (60 kDa chaperone family; promotes refolding of misfolded polypeptides especially under stressful conditions; forms two stacked rings of heptamers to form a barrel-shaped 14mer; ends can be capped by GroES; misfolded proteins enter the barrel where they are refolded when GroES binds) — encoded protein: MAAKLIHFDVDARSALKRGVDKLADAVKVTLGPKGRNVVIDKKFGAPTVTKDGVTVAKEIELEDPVENMGAQMVKEVASKTSDVAGDGTTTATVLAQAIFTQGLKNVTAGANPMELKRGIDLAVTALVAELKKISRPISSKKEIAQVGTISANNDSEIGNLIAEAMEKVGKDGVITVEEAKGTETELKVVEGMQFDRGYLSPYFVTNAETMEAELKEPFILIYDKKISTMKDLLPVLEKIAQTGRELLIIAEEIEGEALATLVVNKLRGTLKVCSVKAPGFGDRRKAMLEDIAVLTGGTVISEEKGYKLENATLAYLGQAGSITVDKDNTTIVEGKGKGDMIKARISEIKMQIDKATSDYDKEKLQERLAKLSGGVAVINIGASTEVEMKEKKARVEDALHATRAAVQEGIVPGGGVALLRAAKALENVKTDHLDQKTGVDIIRRSIEEPLRQIVGNAGTIDGAVVLQKVKEGKDDFGFNARTEVFENLITAGVVDPTKVTRTALENAASVASLLLTTEAVICEKKEEEKAPAMPPGGGMGGMY
- a CDS encoding FecR family protein produces the protein MNRNNIFSFLKRVLAFTVIAGLVADSAFASEEKPLNGKPTVADANIAIVLRVVREVQTKRGEEGWKKIDRGYSLNSGDEVETKDASFSVIKFNDGGTVIRVQENSKLVVRGERNAQSMRYDQKNVELNAGRLGFDVRKRPGEQFRFTSPTSVASIKGTSGMFMSSGAGTMLLILEGNADLEASNGKKEKKEVGVGKIGIVNADGSITVRDATANEKKLAESFSQGGDKVKLKFRDKAGNIQEIEVPVPPKQK